Proteins encoded together in one Larus michahellis chromosome 4, bLarMic1.1, whole genome shotgun sequence window:
- the AMN gene encoding protein amnionless isoform X1 — MKCLFFLLGVLQLLAAATAVYKQWIPNTNFETASNWDEGRVPCASDVVHFEKNKVVSVFVRSPHALTDMYLPLNGEFVLASGAGFAAFDGSWDPGCDSGATVRFADAEQHAWFDPTLWQALSPSRELDLSGRIFYMDEERVPCRYDDVIFQPETSFRVNVDSSRRVIHLRSISLMGQELSSPEAWAGYLQGPSAPLQFYGNGTLQVTGTGCPDKSGCDCGNAPDGHRICAALFRASGRQCPAVTCRSPLQPLGHCCQVCGATINLDFTPDFDLQKYQDRLVQALLSQPKYAGVRMAISKVHKAQTFLGVIPQSATPLIQIVLIDDEAGAQTGTTAEQLAADIMDDIAQHGEALGISSGKMEAATGSTFSGQVGSHALSRITAGTVLGLLFSLLLLGGILFLHRKGKLRLPALRHPWPWDRAEDPASPVPAGDKGFDNPMFDVEPPSAVPGDEMPQEMTSKDHQVFYLNPLYDASETET, encoded by the exons ctgctgccaccGCCGTGTACAAGCAGTGGATCCCCAACACCAACTTTGAAACCGCCTCCAACTGGGATGAAGGCAGAGTCCCCTGTGCCAGCGACGTGGTTCATTTCGAGAAGAACAAG GTTGTCTCAGTCTTCGTCAGGTCTCCCCACGCGCTGACAGACATG TACCTGCCCCTGAATGGAGAATTCGTGCTGGCGTCTGGCGCAGGATTCGCAGCTTTCGACGGCAGCTGGGATCCAGGCTGTGACTCAG GTGCAACAGTGAGGTTTGCCGATGCCGAGCAGCACGCGTGGTTCGACCCCACGCTGTGGCAGGCTCTGTCCCCCAGCAGGGAGCTCGACCTGAGCGGGCGCATCTTTTACATGGATGAGGAGCGTGTCCCGTGCCGCTACGACGATGTTATCTTCCAGCCCGAAACCTCCTTCCGGGTAAACGTCGACTCATCGCGGCGAGTGATTCATCTCCGCAGCATCTCTCTCATGGGCCAG gagctcagcagccccGAGGCCTGGGCCGGGTACCTGCAGGGTCCCTCCGCCCCGCTGCAGTTCTACGGCAATGGCACTCTGCAGGTGACGGGCACCGGCTGTCCCGACAAGTCCGGCTGTGACTGTGGGAACGCCCCA GATGGACACCGCATCTGCGCGGCCCTGTTCAGGGCGTCGGGGAGGCAGTGCCCAGCGGTGACGTGCCGGAGCCCTTTGCAACCCCTCGGCCACTGCTGCCAGGTCTGCG GAGCCACCATTAACCTGGATTTCACTCCTGATTTTGACCTGCAGAAGTACCAGGACAGACTGGTCCAAGCCCTGCTGAGCCAG CCCAAGTACGCCGGGGTGCGGATGGCCATATCCAAGGTGCACAAAGCACAGACCTTCCTGGGAGTCATACCCCAAAGCGCCACTCCCCTTATCCAAATCGTGCTGATCGATGACGAGGCGGGAGCACAGACGGGCACCACCgcagagcagctggctgcagaCATCATGGACGACATAGCACAGCACG GTGAAGCACTTGGCATTTCAAGTGGCAAAATGGAGGCGGCCACTGGCAGCACTTTCAGCGGGCAAGTGGGGAGCCATGCATTGAGTAGGATCACAGCAGGTACGGTCTTGGGGCTACTCTTCAGTCTCCTGTTGCTTGGAGGGATCCTCTTTCTCCACAGAAAGGGAAAGCTAAG GCTGCCCGCCCTGCGCCACCCCTGGCCCTGGGACAGAGCAGAGGACCCGGCGTCCCCTGTGCCAGCCGGTGACAAAGGCTTCGACAACCCCATGTTCGACGTG GAGCCACCGAGTGCTGTCCCTGGAGACGAGATGCCACAGGAGATGACTTCCAAAGACCACCAGGTCTTCTACCTCAACCCTTTGTATGATGCAAGTGAGACGGAGACCTGA
- the AMN gene encoding protein amnionless isoform X2 — protein sequence MLPLGSWQRLISKCQLLSRGAGSNELPQFALVPGTGAPSPLLPKQQGNETPRKGIIFPSPEMKYLPLNGEFVLASGAGFAAFDGSWDPGCDSGATVRFADAEQHAWFDPTLWQALSPSRELDLSGRIFYMDEERVPCRYDDVIFQPETSFRVNVDSSRRVIHLRSISLMGQELSSPEAWAGYLQGPSAPLQFYGNGTLQVTGTGCPDKSGCDCGNAPDGHRICAALFRASGRQCPAVTCRSPLQPLGHCCQVCGATINLDFTPDFDLQKYQDRLVQALLSQPKYAGVRMAISKVHKAQTFLGVIPQSATPLIQIVLIDDEAGAQTGTTAEQLAADIMDDIAQHGEALGISSGKMEAATGSTFSGQVGSHALSRITAGTVLGLLFSLLLLGGILFLHRKGKLRLPALRHPWPWDRAEDPASPVPAGDKGFDNPMFDVEPPSAVPGDEMPQEMTSKDHQVFYLNPLYDASETET from the exons ATGCTCCCGCTCGGTTCCTGGCAGAGATTGATCTCGAAATGCCAATTGCTCTCCAGGGGCGCCGGCTCTAATGAATTGCCACAGTTTGCGCTCGTCCCAGGCACCGGCGCTCCCTCCCCCCTGCTTCCCAAGCAGCAGGGTAACGAGACACCcagaaaagggattattttcccttctcctgaGATGAAG TACCTGCCCCTGAATGGAGAATTCGTGCTGGCGTCTGGCGCAGGATTCGCAGCTTTCGACGGCAGCTGGGATCCAGGCTGTGACTCAG GTGCAACAGTGAGGTTTGCCGATGCCGAGCAGCACGCGTGGTTCGACCCCACGCTGTGGCAGGCTCTGTCCCCCAGCAGGGAGCTCGACCTGAGCGGGCGCATCTTTTACATGGATGAGGAGCGTGTCCCGTGCCGCTACGACGATGTTATCTTCCAGCCCGAAACCTCCTTCCGGGTAAACGTCGACTCATCGCGGCGAGTGATTCATCTCCGCAGCATCTCTCTCATGGGCCAG gagctcagcagccccGAGGCCTGGGCCGGGTACCTGCAGGGTCCCTCCGCCCCGCTGCAGTTCTACGGCAATGGCACTCTGCAGGTGACGGGCACCGGCTGTCCCGACAAGTCCGGCTGTGACTGTGGGAACGCCCCA GATGGACACCGCATCTGCGCGGCCCTGTTCAGGGCGTCGGGGAGGCAGTGCCCAGCGGTGACGTGCCGGAGCCCTTTGCAACCCCTCGGCCACTGCTGCCAGGTCTGCG GAGCCACCATTAACCTGGATTTCACTCCTGATTTTGACCTGCAGAAGTACCAGGACAGACTGGTCCAAGCCCTGCTGAGCCAG CCCAAGTACGCCGGGGTGCGGATGGCCATATCCAAGGTGCACAAAGCACAGACCTTCCTGGGAGTCATACCCCAAAGCGCCACTCCCCTTATCCAAATCGTGCTGATCGATGACGAGGCGGGAGCACAGACGGGCACCACCgcagagcagctggctgcagaCATCATGGACGACATAGCACAGCACG GTGAAGCACTTGGCATTTCAAGTGGCAAAATGGAGGCGGCCACTGGCAGCACTTTCAGCGGGCAAGTGGGGAGCCATGCATTGAGTAGGATCACAGCAGGTACGGTCTTGGGGCTACTCTTCAGTCTCCTGTTGCTTGGAGGGATCCTCTTTCTCCACAGAAAGGGAAAGCTAAG GCTGCCCGCCCTGCGCCACCCCTGGCCCTGGGACAGAGCAGAGGACCCGGCGTCCCCTGTGCCAGCCGGTGACAAAGGCTTCGACAACCCCATGTTCGACGTG GAGCCACCGAGTGCTGTCCCTGGAGACGAGATGCCACAGGAGATGACTTCCAAAGACCACCAGGTCTTCTACCTCAACCCTTTGTATGATGCAAGTGAGACGGAGACCTGA